A window of the Isosphaera pallida ATCC 43644 genome harbors these coding sequences:
- a CDS encoding aspartate carbamoyltransferase catalytic subunit, translated as MFPGTLGKTADALRGSSPSPPLTGERRETPVWTRKHLLSLEELGANDILAILDTAESFLEVGQRSRKKVPALVGKVVFNLFFENSTRTRTSFSIAAKRLSADVQDFNASVSSLSKGESLLDTAWNLEAMGADVLVVRHPTPGAAHLLARSCQASIINAGDGAHEHPTQGLLDLMTIRKAKGRLEGLTVGLLGDILHSRVARSNLHGLLKLGAKVILCGPPSLVPRWFERFGCEVDHHLDRVLPRCDVINVLRIQFERQQRGLFPSLAEYSHFYGMTSRRLALAKPDLLILAPGPINRGVELESQVADGPQSAILDQVAHGLAVRMAVLYLISGKTAPAAQVGGGSPSSPDAPAVSLG; from the coding sequence ATGTTTCCGGGAACCCTCGGCAAAACCGCCGACGCCCTCCGCGGGTCGTCACCTTCCCCACCCTTGACGGGTGAGCGCCGGGAGACCCCGGTTTGGACCCGCAAACACCTTCTGAGTTTGGAGGAGTTGGGAGCCAACGACATTCTGGCGATCCTTGACACTGCCGAGTCGTTTCTTGAGGTTGGCCAGCGCTCGCGGAAAAAGGTGCCCGCATTAGTGGGCAAAGTGGTGTTCAACCTGTTCTTCGAGAACTCGACCCGCACCCGCACCTCGTTTTCGATCGCCGCCAAGCGTCTATCCGCCGATGTTCAGGATTTCAACGCCTCGGTCTCCAGCCTCTCCAAGGGAGAGTCACTGCTGGACACCGCTTGGAACCTGGAGGCGATGGGGGCAGACGTTCTGGTGGTGCGGCACCCGACTCCCGGCGCGGCTCATTTGTTGGCGCGCTCATGTCAGGCTTCCATCATCAACGCGGGCGATGGCGCGCACGAACATCCAACTCAGGGCTTGCTCGACCTGATGACCATCCGCAAGGCCAAGGGGCGGTTGGAGGGTCTGACGGTCGGTTTGCTGGGCGACATTCTGCATTCGCGGGTGGCCCGCTCCAACCTCCACGGTCTGCTTAAGTTGGGGGCCAAGGTCATTTTGTGTGGTCCGCCCAGCCTGGTCCCCCGCTGGTTCGAGCGTTTCGGCTGCGAGGTTGATCATCATCTCGACCGGGTTTTGCCCCGCTGCGACGTGATCAACGTCCTGCGGATTCAATTCGAGCGTCAGCAGCGCGGGTTATTCCCCTCATTGGCCGAGTACTCCCACTTCTACGGCATGACCAGCCGCCGCCTGGCGCTGGCCAAGCCGGACCTGCTCATTCTGGCTCCCGGTCCGATCAATCGCGGCGTCGAACTGGAAAGCCAGGTGGCCGATGGTCCCCAATCGGCGATCCTCGACCAAGTTGCCCACGGTTTGGCGGTTCGCATGGCGGTCCTGTACCTCATCAGCGGCAAAACCGCCCCGGCCGCCCAGGTTGGCGGTGGCTCACCGTCTTCCCCGGACGCGCCGGCGGTCTCCTTGGGATGA
- the pyrR gene encoding bifunctional pyr operon transcriptional regulator/uracil phosphoribosyltransferase PyrR — protein sequence MDSNARLTLCDAAGLEALIDDLARQIADDWRAGWEGEDRAAKSGIMNPPALGLVGIHTRGVPLAERIAARLEARLGRAVPVGALDITLYRDDLDHAPRWPVLNGTSIPFPVEGCCIILVDDVLFTGRTLRAALNAVCDLGRPARIRLAVAVDRDHRELPVHADYVGLSLRTRRDQRVQVFIKPIDPVEGIVRIDDAETTASPARTLE from the coding sequence ATGGATTCGAACGCTCGGTTGACCCTGTGCGACGCAGCCGGTCTCGAAGCCCTAATCGACGACCTGGCGCGCCAGATCGCTGACGACTGGCGCGCTGGATGGGAGGGAGAGGACCGCGCCGCGAAGAGTGGGATCATGAATCCTCCCGCATTGGGGTTGGTCGGAATCCACACTCGGGGGGTGCCCTTGGCCGAGCGCATCGCCGCGCGATTAGAAGCGCGTCTGGGCCGCGCGGTCCCGGTGGGCGCGTTGGACATCACCTTGTACCGCGATGACCTGGATCACGCTCCACGCTGGCCGGTACTCAACGGAACATCGATTCCGTTTCCCGTTGAGGGTTGCTGCATCATCTTGGTGGATGACGTGCTTTTCACTGGGCGGACCCTTCGCGCTGCACTCAACGCAGTGTGCGATCTGGGCCGCCCGGCTCGGATTCGCCTGGCGGTGGCGGTCGACCGGGATCATCGGGAGCTGCCGGTTCACGCCGACTACGTGGGATTGAGTCTGCGAACCCGCCGCGACCAGCGGGTTCAGGTCTTCATCAAGCCGATCGATCCGGTGGAGGGAATTGTTCGAATCGACGACGCGGAGACCACCGCGTCGCCCGCTCGGACGTTGGAATAA
- a CDS encoding fasciclin domain-containing protein — protein MANIVETAVSAGSFNTLVAAVKAADLVETLSGPGPFTVFAPTDEAFAKLPAGTVEELVKPENKAKLTAILTYHVVSGKHMASDVVGMTEVPTVQGAKAKISTEGGPKIDSANIVKTDIVCDNGVIHVIDAVIMPPQ, from the coding sequence ATGGCTAACATTGTTGAAACCGCCGTCTCGGCAGGTTCGTTCAATACGCTGGTCGCCGCGGTCAAGGCCGCCGATCTGGTGGAAACCCTCTCGGGACCCGGCCCCTTCACGGTTTTCGCCCCCACCGATGAGGCTTTCGCCAAACTCCCGGCTGGTACGGTCGAAGAGTTGGTCAAGCCTGAGAATAAGGCCAAGCTGACTGCGATCCTGACCTATCACGTCGTCAGTGGCAAGCATATGGCCTCCGACGTGGTAGGAATGACCGAAGTTCCCACTGTTCAGGGAGCCAAGGCCAAGATCAGCACCGAAGGCGGACCCAAGATCGACTCAGCCAACATCGTCAAGACCGACATCGTGTGCGACAATGGCGTGATTCACGTCATCGACGCGGTCATCATGCCGCCTCAGTAA
- a CDS encoding FIST signal transduction protein, which translates to MRCVATLVEGDPSSPETISDRILKEWDSFQGDLAFLAATPPLTAALGDLTRRLLNRGVVRNVIGVTAESVAGVAREVEGLPALTAWAIQLPEGSRCDTFRLTSSEAPLGDWVDSVRIDPAPVSRVSLTEKDKNKLVILLADPFSFAADEWFSRLEEEKIGLRVIGGMASGANRPGGNRLVIDGAVVQQGAVGVALSGPFVAETVVSQGCRPIGRHFVVTKVDRNILHELGRRPVIEVLREQLETLSDAETAKLRNGGLHIGRVINEYQERFERGDFLIRNVIGIAEEQSLAISDLPRVGQTVQFQLRDAQTADEDLTDLLGRPELKGTKGALMFTCNGRGTRLFDQPHHDAQALANAVGPIPAAGFFAMGEFGPVGGRNFIHGFTASFALFKSAPHPAGAS; encoded by the coding sequence ATGCGCTGCGTTGCGACGCTGGTGGAAGGCGACCCATCAAGTCCCGAGACGATCTCGGATCGGATTCTCAAGGAGTGGGACTCGTTTCAAGGCGACTTGGCCTTCCTCGCCGCCACCCCACCTCTGACTGCGGCGCTCGGCGACCTGACCCGCCGCTTGCTGAATCGCGGCGTGGTGCGCAATGTCATTGGCGTCACCGCCGAATCAGTTGCCGGAGTGGCCCGCGAGGTCGAGGGCCTGCCCGCGTTGACCGCCTGGGCGATCCAGCTTCCCGAAGGCTCGCGGTGTGACACCTTTCGTCTGACGTCCTCGGAAGCTCCCTTGGGCGACTGGGTCGATTCCGTTCGAATTGACCCTGCGCCAGTGAGTCGCGTTTCGCTGACCGAAAAAGACAAGAACAAATTGGTGATTTTACTGGCCGACCCCTTCAGCTTCGCCGCCGACGAGTGGTTTTCTCGTTTAGAAGAGGAAAAGATTGGACTGAGGGTCATCGGCGGCATGGCCAGCGGAGCCAACCGCCCCGGAGGCAATCGCCTGGTGATCGACGGCGCGGTGGTTCAGCAAGGAGCCGTCGGCGTGGCCCTTTCTGGTCCGTTCGTAGCAGAAACCGTCGTCAGCCAAGGATGCCGACCGATCGGACGCCACTTTGTGGTTACCAAAGTTGATCGCAACATCCTCCACGAGCTGGGACGTCGTCCCGTCATCGAGGTGCTGCGTGAACAACTCGAAACCCTGTCCGACGCAGAAACCGCCAAGCTCCGCAACGGCGGTCTCCACATTGGCCGTGTCATTAATGAGTACCAAGAACGGTTTGAACGCGGCGACTTCTTGATTCGCAACGTCATTGGTATCGCTGAGGAACAATCTCTGGCGATCTCCGACCTGCCTCGGGTCGGTCAAACGGTTCAATTCCAACTACGCGACGCCCAAACCGCCGACGAGGATCTCACCGACCTTCTGGGACGCCCCGAATTGAAAGGAACCAAGGGCGCATTGATGTTCACCTGCAACGGTCGGGGAACTCGTCTGTTTGACCAACCACACCACGACGCACAGGCCTTGGCCAACGCGGTTGGGCCGATTCCTGCGGCCGGTTTCTTTGCGATGGGCGAGTTCGGTCCAGTGGGCGGTCGGAACTTCATTCACGGCTTCACCGCCAGTTTTGCCCTGTTCAAGTCTGCCCCCCACCCCGCTGGCGCAAGCTGA
- a CDS encoding AAA family ATPase, protein MASRPTTQSNGQAVGPDQFLAAMRTNPFLASRADEPSDFETSMPIPDVESIHEYEFFQLQNAFHHVKTQPKSMGVMVTGGAGVGKSHLLNRFYHWLKQREPHSKSPRACSVYLHNILSAPEYLPRYMLKCIFNRLTEGNATPWNHTPLARLSNALLHSIGEQAKRQNLTKVHVAQAVSMLQSRADWRGLESDVVHALLMLANFTAVPKSESELQPDQKEKRRAALTWLSGDPIDLTQANHLGISTTNADQDEQTVSMRDDAVIESTLRGLAAMAALGGQPFVIIIDQIDNLSSAQLLALSRFLHVIIDHASNTLVISSGVTQSLEAFRSSGSLGVTQEAIPQAAWDRLASYSVQVRPIRQEEALQILESRLKLKLDLFRMVPPIAQLIRRDSLFPLGRTWFDATFGTLAEIRPRALLNAARERWDQLCLQLIKQGFDSWIRSWSQAQTDAPVQPSCPAKPSCSIEELIDQEIDLRIQERIRQLTLEPSELAIDAQNFQEILANLLTHCRNQPDRYTLVDFTVYDGSKSPKPPFQLTVEERRAPNQDTVTSGVTIVTAGGNAASHALHRLLHCRNSPGPRYHPPNHRYLFIAKTENVLLGSTAIQHLNDLNKLGKPHFEQIEITREGYASLSALLDVVRQARSNDLEVEDAGKIYRIREEEVIASHHRRGRYLAHPYLRPFLTEEPSPAVDSAPSVTTNFPVIGREEARHFLLDRLSYMIGYQVKELTYSYLATLGDTTTSVSADVEAAYHKRFQEAAQELHREGRLVAHAINDDLFVTHKPPQANEADESPPPNSIEDGLA, encoded by the coding sequence ATGGCCTCTCGACCAACAACCCAGAGCAATGGCCAAGCCGTGGGTCCAGACCAGTTCCTGGCCGCCATGCGGACCAACCCCTTCCTGGCTAGCAGAGCCGACGAACCTAGCGACTTCGAAACGTCGATGCCTATTCCCGACGTGGAGTCGATCCATGAATACGAGTTTTTTCAACTCCAAAACGCATTCCACCACGTCAAGACTCAACCCAAGTCGATGGGCGTCATGGTCACTGGTGGAGCTGGAGTTGGCAAAAGCCATTTGCTCAACCGGTTTTATCATTGGTTGAAACAGCGGGAGCCCCATTCCAAATCTCCGCGCGCCTGTAGCGTCTACCTGCACAACATCCTGTCGGCACCCGAATATCTTCCACGCTACATGCTGAAATGTATTTTCAATCGATTGACTGAAGGAAACGCGACCCCCTGGAACCACACGCCGCTGGCTCGCCTCAGCAACGCCCTCCTTCATTCAATTGGGGAGCAAGCCAAGCGTCAAAACCTGACCAAGGTCCACGTTGCTCAAGCGGTTTCCATGCTCCAGAGTCGAGCCGATTGGCGCGGCCTGGAATCTGACGTCGTTCACGCGCTGCTGATGTTGGCCAACTTCACGGCGGTGCCGAAATCGGAATCCGAACTGCAACCTGATCAAAAGGAAAAACGTCGCGCCGCCCTCACTTGGCTCTCAGGCGATCCCATCGACCTCACCCAGGCCAACCATCTCGGCATCAGCACCACCAACGCCGATCAGGATGAACAAACCGTCTCAATGCGCGACGATGCGGTGATCGAATCGACGCTTCGGGGTTTGGCAGCGATGGCGGCTCTGGGCGGACAGCCCTTTGTCATCATCATTGATCAAATTGACAATTTGAGTTCTGCACAGCTTCTCGCACTCTCTCGGTTCCTCCATGTCATTATTGACCATGCGTCCAACACGTTGGTGATCAGCTCGGGAGTGACCCAGTCGCTGGAAGCGTTCCGGTCCTCGGGAAGCTTGGGAGTCACCCAGGAGGCGATTCCGCAAGCCGCTTGGGATCGCTTGGCCAGTTACTCGGTCCAGGTTCGACCGATTCGTCAGGAAGAAGCCCTCCAGATTCTGGAAAGCCGCCTCAAACTCAAGCTGGATCTTTTCAGAATGGTTCCCCCTATCGCTCAACTCATCCGCCGCGATTCCCTCTTTCCTCTGGGCCGAACCTGGTTCGACGCGACATTCGGCACTCTGGCGGAAATTCGGCCGCGGGCGCTTTTGAATGCCGCCCGCGAGCGGTGGGATCAACTCTGTCTTCAATTGATCAAGCAGGGATTTGACTCTTGGATTCGTTCCTGGTCCCAAGCCCAAACCGATGCGCCGGTTCAACCGTCCTGCCCAGCCAAACCAAGCTGTTCGATTGAAGAACTCATCGATCAGGAGATCGACCTTCGCATTCAAGAGCGTATTCGTCAACTCACACTCGAGCCTAGCGAATTAGCTATCGACGCCCAGAACTTCCAGGAAATTCTCGCCAACCTTCTCACCCATTGCCGCAACCAACCTGATCGCTACACTCTGGTGGACTTCACCGTTTACGATGGTTCGAAGAGCCCCAAACCCCCCTTCCAACTGACCGTTGAGGAACGACGCGCACCCAACCAAGACACGGTCACCAGTGGGGTGACGATTGTCACTGCCGGAGGGAACGCCGCCAGCCACGCGCTTCATCGACTCCTTCACTGTCGGAACAGCCCTGGCCCGCGCTACCATCCTCCCAACCATCGCTATCTTTTCATAGCCAAAACCGAGAATGTCCTTCTTGGGTCAACCGCGATCCAGCATCTCAACGATCTCAACAAACTCGGAAAGCCTCACTTTGAACAGATCGAGATCACGCGTGAAGGCTATGCAAGTTTGAGTGCGCTGCTCGACGTGGTGCGTCAAGCCAGAAGCAACGACCTCGAAGTCGAAGATGCCGGCAAGATCTACCGGATTCGGGAAGAGGAGGTGATTGCCTCACACCACCGTCGGGGCCGCTACCTGGCGCATCCTTACCTTCGTCCGTTTTTGACCGAGGAACCGTCCCCTGCAGTTGACTCCGCCCCCTCCGTGACGACCAACTTCCCGGTGATTGGGCGGGAAGAAGCCCGGCACTTCCTGCTGGACCGGCTTTCCTACATGATCGGCTACCAAGTCAAGGAACTCACCTACTCCTACCTGGCGACCCTGGGCGACACCACCACGTCCGTTTCCGCCGACGTCGAGGCTGCTTACCATAAACGCTTCCAGGAAGCTGCCCAGGAGTTGCACCGCGAGGGCCGGTTGGTGGCCCACGCGATCAACGACGACCTGTTCGTCACTCACAAACCTCCCCAAGCAAATGAGGCCGACGAGTCGCCCCCGCCAAATTCGATCGAGGATGGCCTGGCATGA